The following nucleotide sequence is from Mangifera indica cultivar Alphonso chromosome 17, CATAS_Mindica_2.1, whole genome shotgun sequence.
TCTTGCAACCAACGTGAAAATTGGTCCTTTAGGGGCTGGTTCATCACTCTCTTCTTCTGAAACATCCTCCAATGGTGGTATGTCActcaagtcatcatcatcctcactCCCATCTTCACTCGCCACCTCCCCATTCCATAAGGTTATCACCTTTGCATTTGGACATTGTGCAGTTCTATATCCGTATGCCAAACACCTAAAGCATTGTATATCACGTGATTTACCCTTGGATTTTTCATCCTTAGGTTGCATTTTTGGTGTaatgatttctttatttttgctttgatcaGATCTACCCTTATTTGTATTCGTATCACCTCTATTGTTCCCTTTCCAGTTCGACTTCCATGATGTTAGGGTCAAAACAGCCTTGGTTTTCGCtcttaattgtttttcaatcttAGTTGCTATGTATACCATATCCTTTAAATCTACATAATGTTGCAACTCAATAAGGTTAGCAATATCATGGTTCAAAGCTGAAAGAAAATGTGTCATAGTGGTTTCCCTATCCTTCTTAATGTTGGCTTGAATCATGGCCATCTCCATCTCTTAGTGATATTCTTCAACACTATTGGATCCTTTATTCAACCTTTGTAATCGATTGTACAGTTCCCTATAATAGTGTTATGGTACAAATCTCTTCCTTatgattgttttcatctcaaaccaCGAAGAAACAATACCTTCTCTGCTTCTATGCCTAATAGAGGTAAATTGATCCCACCATACACTAGCATAGTTGGTGAATTCGATGACTGCcaatttcaccttcttctcttcAGTGTAGTTATAGCACTCAAATACACATTCTACCTTTTTCTCCCATTCTAAATATGCCTCTAGATCACTTTTACCATGAAAAGTtggaatcttcattttgattgatcCTAAATTCCCATCTTTTGATTTGCTTTTGATGGAATGTGTAgatccttcttcttcaaccttcccttctaaatcatcaaagaggTTGTGTTTTATGTCTCTTGTCTTGTCACGGCTAAGGGTACCTTGTTCCAACCTTTCCAACCTCTCTTGGACATTACGGTTTTCACTCTTTATGTCGTCTTGTTATGTCATCATCTTCTATAACATTACTTGTATTGCTTCTAAGGAAACTTTCTCCTTAGGGTCCATGATGTAAACCTGTGAGAAAACATTAGAAAACACCTATTCTAACACTCCCTCATGTGTTTTGCTCGAACATGTTTGTAACACTCTAATACGCTCACCAAAACAATTACACACAAATTTTCCCTTAGAATTCTTATTTGAGTTAACCTTTACTACTCACTTTATAAAAAGAATTACAAATTACAGTCCTTGACAATTAgagctaacaaaaaaaaattgaattatggcCTTTTACAGTGGTAAATTCGACCACAACTAAATTCGACTtcctctccttttcttttttttgcttgattttcatatttttttttgttttactgaTTAACACTAAAACTCTTAGCTAAACAGATTTGGAAGCCTTCGAACACCTTTTGAAGCTTGAatcatgatatgtgattttggtgatgaTGCAAATCGACAAGGAATGGAACTTTGGTGCTTTTGCGGCTcctcttgatttgatgttgcccaaaccacttgtatgaagaattttgatgttgaatttgttaatatcgaatcacttgatgatgaataatgcaaaaattttttttttatattgatgcacGAACACAAGATTAAAGGCTACGTAGCTTATACTAGACCcaatgctctaataccaaactGATCTAACCCTTGCTGATCAATCTAACAAGAATtataacaatctattggaatcttgcccaaagatctatctagcataaaccaaaagaattagaacccttttgttatctaacaacaagaaactctaattatcaaagaaagaattcacaactttctcaagaagtgaattcaaagaaaactctcacaagaattttggagaaatttgaaattttttattagaatcaagGCTGCCCATAATCTttagtttaatacatatatatgttgcttctaaccctaaaaaacgaaataaatcctttaaaaaaaaaggaaaataacaattcatgacaactaagcactctcctaattaaactaagattcctaattaaactaagataacaattagataataactaaacaagcttttctaattaaactaggataacaattagataataactaatcacaaaagggctagttgaattgatgtgacttgggcttccatatgcatattcggctaagtatgaaatttggccttaggaataatgcccaacatgtgctccttgctgccctttgaccaattcatgtatttgggctccttgtgttaaagtaattaaatgcacaagtcttgaactaaacttcatgcttgtcatgtcgttgaccatgagttgcCCTTTGACTTCACTCAaactctttcccataagcaccaaatgactttgaacaaTCCCAATGATTgtcgctttcatcttcttggctcttgctcatGTAATTGGGCCTCCATCATAGCTTAATGGATTCAaattcttcgtgtttgttgaagtagaattctaacctccatcgttatgcttccccatgtgcgaatttggtgaaATTATGCCTTGATCATTCACATCACAATCATCTAGATCTAGACTATAAACATCATCCTTCATCATCTCTAGGTTTAGGGTGAAGTTGTCATTTGTCAACCCTAGGAGAAGAGAGAGATGACAACAAAGATGGTGGCCAAGTTTAGGTTGAAAACTGACAATCTCTTGTGGTTGgaaaggtaaagaaaaaaactggTTTTAGGAGagaaatgtgacttttcaaaaatttaaaactttaggtaagagtgaagttattagttttttaaaatttgaagaaagtgaaataaaattatatattttttaaaattattatgaaaataatggttttactcttatatttaacaataattttatcaaaagttTAGGGATAGAtgaatgtttggatttttgaactTTCACAAGTGTGTGTTTGTCTTTACACCCAACATTGGatgagaaataatcctttgaccttCAATAGACTATAGATTACACGAAAGACTAACCAATTACGTTGCAACTTAAAGTGAATCATTATTATATGGACAGCAATGTAAGAACTTCATCCTAATGAGTACAATTATCAAAACATAAGTCATCAAGTCTTACAATGTTGAAGTTGTAAGAGAATTTTTTGGGGTGTTCTTGAACTCATTTTTGTTACGTGATTTCAGTTAAACTAAACTTTCCTAAATAGATTTTATAACTATTAGTTAAAGGattttaaagtattatttagtattaatgtgattaaataatttaattatttaaaatatctttaatttaaaagcaCTCAAtcatatcattaattaatattgttttatcccttacatcattaaatttaactaaatgaACCTCTATTTGAAAGAGTCTGACGTTAATTTACCAAACTGGGAGGGAAAGAATTTTTTGCACCAAACCTCAGCGGTGGAACTGCAATAAACCCCGGAAATATTAACGTCAAATGGTAGTTCCTAATTTTGCCCAAATATTTCTGATCTAGCCATGGATTTCTCTGAAAAAACACTTGACAACTGACTtggtaaaatatataatttttgcatGCAAAAATTAATCCCACATTTATTACCACCAACCTGTACAGTCTTCACTGACATGGCTGAAACTGTTGTAGTAACTACAACTGCTGAAGAAAAATCCACACCGCCAGTCGCAGCACCACCTACAGAAGCACCTCCACAACCCACAAAAATGGCAGACAAAACAGCGGCTTCAGAAGCACCACCACCAGGCTCAAAAGCACTTCTTAAAGCAAAAACTATTTCGGGCTTATTAACAATGTTGTCTTTCATTCTCTCCCTTCCTATTCTCGCCGCAGTCATATGGCTTCTCTACATGAGAGACTCCGACTGCGAGGCTCTCTTGAGGCTTCCTCAACTGCAATTCGAGATCGGCATTGCGTTGATCTTCATGTTCATTATCTGCATCGCCGCTTTGTTCTTGCGGCAGCGGTTTCCAATGCCCGGTTTCCTCCTGGTTATGGTGCCATTGCTGGTGATGCTCGTCGTTGGACTTGCCCTCGTGGGGGCTTATAATATGGAGAGCAGAAGAATTCCTGCTTCACCCAAGTGGTTGAGGGCGAAGATTGTAGATGATCTGAACTGGAACCGTATTAAATCTTGCATTTATGAGACAAGAACTTGTGATGATTTGTTTTCAAGATCAAGTGCCTATCAATCTTATGATTTTACTATTAGCAAGTTAACTTCCATTGAGGTATAACGACTTATCATCTTTCACcttcttacttttcttttccACTGAGGTATTATAGCTTATGTTACGAAAATGAAAACTAATGATGATATCTCAATATATGATtagaagttattttatttttaaacaaaaaatatttaatcatataataatatttatttatttgtacataatttaattatcattgttaatatatataattttattacgtGTGTTATAAGGCATATGTCTGATAAttctatattattataatcaaataacatCATGTATGTAGTTTCATTAATATGATTCTTAGGGGTGACTTCAATCGAAGTTGGATCCGCTCAAATGAGTTGATTTCaaattagagtttcaatttagcaattcaaatcaaaatcaactcCTTTTATTCATTTGGCAACACCATTCATCCTGTTAATGACACTTTTTTACCTCTCCAATGTTATTATTCATCCCATTAGTTACCTATTGATGACACTAGACACCACCTCCAGTTCAAGTTGGCCCATATCAAATTTGCAACTCAACTCAAACAagtcaattttgaattaaagctTCAACTCaataaatcgatttaaaatcaacttatttgtttatctGGTGATACTATTCAATTTAGTCAACTGCCTCTAGTGACACTAGTTATCACcaacttaaacaaattcaaactcaaattgggTATTACGCTTATGATTCGAGTTCAAGCTAACctcaaactcgattcgaatGGAATCCACCCCTAATGATTCTAATAACTCGAAATGCATGCACTATTCTTATAAATGTGTTTGTGAATTTGCAGGCCGGCTGTTGCAAGCCACCATCAACCTGTCAGATGGAGTTTGTGAATGCAACCTTTTGGAGGAAAAATGATGCAGCCATGAACGACTCTGGTCCTCGTGATTCAGACTGTGATATATGGACAAATGATAGAACCATTTTGTGCTACAATTGTCAGGCTTGCAAAGAAGGATTTGTAAAAACTTTGAGAGGCAAATGGCGGAAGCTTGGCCTCTTCCTGGTTTTAATGGCCTTATTGCTCATTGTTTCTCATTTGTTGCTCTTCACTGCCACCATGTTGGAGCATTTTGGAAGTTAGAGAAATTGAGAAGgccattttcttttagtttttctcttatatatgagtagggtttttttttttttttttttggggggttaCGAGTTAGGGTTTCTGTGATTGATAAAGCCTAATCAAAGGCACTAGAATTTTCGGCTAAAAGTTTCTATTACACCTCGCCTTTCGTTTGGTACATCCTCAaattctatcattttttaaatcatgtggtagaaaaagaaaaataaaatgaaatgtgTTATAATAGAGGTCGATCCACGGccatattcaatattatttgtGATAGCTAGAAATTGCACAAAACTAGATAATACGAAGATATTACATAAGAGTtacaatgaaaattgaatgaaaaatttatgTGTGTCAGAGATACAAGGCAATggtatatgaaaaataaatataagtaaacTTAATATTctataagtaatttttttaggtgtaaaaaattataaattattattttagcaagtaaaattttagttataaataacGTTAGTAGCAAAAtgtgtaattaaaattagttttttgaaactaaatttttaattgcaattaattatattttcataactaagttttttgttacaaaatagAAGTAAACTTAACGTTCtgtaattaactttttaattacaaataaatataatcgTTATTTTAGCAACTAAAATgttagttataaataaatttgtttaacaattataatGGCAGTCACAAAATATACAACTACAATTAATTTTTTGCAGCTACATTTCTAGTTGCAAGTAACGACGTTTTGCATGTTCtgcaactaatttttttagttacaATTTTGTTTTAGCAACTAAAGGCTTAGTTGcatgataatttcatcattttcgtTATTTTAgtatctaaaattttagttgtaaataaatttaggtcaaaagacttgttcccccCTACGGTATAGTGATATCTCAAAATTCTAtcattcaacttttaaaaactcaaacactcattcatgaattaatttcttttaaaaatttcaattatggggtaaaactatcatttacttaaaaaatctaagttttattatatttttcttccccaagtttaaaaactcacaatttctcTTATccgaagtttgaaaaatgacaatttcctcTAAgggttttttcctcttttcttcaACGATGATATGCTATCTTTGATGATGATCCATCGTTTCTAGTCATTGATCATCCTCCCTCTCAGTCTCTTGTCCTTTCCTTTTTGATCATAGATCAACAAAAATTGTCTAGATGCATTGTTGTCCTCTTTGTCTGATGACGACGCATCCAGACGAAAATCATCTAGATTTCcagataatttttgttaatctaTGGTTGgagaggaaagagagagaggttgggagggagagataagaAAGGAGAGAGGACAACCGATGGTCAGAGATAAAGGATCATCACTAgaggaaagaggaaaaaattcTAAAGGAAAATtgacacttttcaaactttaaaggaatttttttttaccgGGTGGGGGGAGGAATGtgattaaagttttgttttttaaatttttttattaaataacggtttttACCCTTAATCCTAACTAAATTATctagatatttaggtttttgaaaattagagagCATAActttatgatttcactatactttgaGTAGGAACAAGTGTTTTGGCCATAAATTTATTTGGTAACTATAATATTAGTCAcaaaatgtataattaaattacaattttaacatgtgaaattttagttataaataaatttgtttgataactataatttcaattgtgaaatatggtttacaaaatatataagatactagtagtaattaaataaaaagtcaCCTAAGATacaagaaaacttaaaaataacaattttattttaacaaactatagttagagaagaaaattaaaagatgatttGTCATTGATATTGAACCattaatatgtatttgattatcaagtttttaatataacattatagaatatatacttatgttctaattatatttacatttaaatgattaaaacacttttttttttattattcttagtCTTTGGCTTGACTTGAACTGAATTTAAGTTGACGTTTCTATTTGATAGTTTGATTAGAGTTTGACTGGAATTCTCATTCGACGATATTATTGATTTTCATTAGTGACATCATTCATCCTttcaatgatattgtttatcttattagtgatattatttaaaCCAATTCCAAATCTTGAAAGAGAAAACAGCAAAAACTTTTGATCATTTTAGTGtccaaaaattgttcaaattgaTTCCAAATCTTGAATGAGAACACGACAAATCActgatataaatttgaatataaataagccataaatgataaattttctaCATATTTTATACTACataataaagtatgaaattaGACAAGTATGGAGGTTAAGTGCAACATCATAAGGGACATGATAAATTGATTAATGTTGACctcaatattataaaaatcagATTGGTCTTGACCCGATTAAATGCTCAAACTAGGTTTTCTTGGTCTGATctggaaaataatattatttaaatgtataattatttataatatgtcaCAAACTCATTTATGACGTAACGGTGTTTATCTTCAACAAATGCTAAGACATGGTGGTTTAAAGTGATATAATGGTTAAAGTTATTAGATTGCTTAATTGAACTAGAAAAGTCATCGAGTCTTGATTCAATCCGGTCTTTATAACCATGATCAAACCCATTATGTAATCTTTAACTCTCTTGCTTGATCTTTCTTTATAATAATCATTACCAtctatgtgatacccttaggcgaatcccacatcgacaaagcacgggagagatgctgggtctgtgtgtgctttgctatggatccca
It contains:
- the LOC123200231 gene encoding tetraspanin-15-like, coding for MAETVVVTTTAEEKSTPPVAAPPTEAPPQPTKMADKTAASEAPPPGSKALLKAKTISGLLTMLSFILSLPILAAVIWLLYMRDSDCEALLRLPQLQFEIGIALIFMFIICIAALFLRQRFPMPGFLLVMVPLLVMLVVGLALVGAYNMESRRIPASPKWLRAKIVDDLNWNRIKSCIYETRTCDDLFSRSSAYQSYDFTISKLTSIEAGCCKPPSTCQMEFVNATFWRKNDAAMNDSGPRDSDCDIWTNDRTILCYNCQACKEGFVKTLRGKWRKLGLFLVLMALLLIVSHLLLFTATMLEHFGS